One Helianthus annuus cultivar XRQ/B chromosome 7, HanXRQr2.0-SUNRISE, whole genome shotgun sequence genomic region harbors:
- the LOC110927131 gene encoding probable pectate lyase P59 — translation MEGSRGCNVVLVLCFVFATMVSLSMAHNHNPVVAIRRPHGKKIKPHGCVAYNPIDRCWRCDRHWAKHRKRLAKCAKGFGHGTYGGKKGKIYVVTDSSDENVVCPKPGTLRHAVLQPEPLWIIFGNNMNIRLTQELIFMSDKTIDGRGFDVHVSGGAGFMLQFVHNVIIHGLHMYDIVEGSGGMIRSKHDHVGIRGRSDGDAISIFRSSQVWIDHCSFASSYDGLIDIVAASTNITISNCHFVKHDKALLFGASDKTPEDKILKVTLAYNHFGRGLTQRLPAVRFGFVHVVNNDYTRWKMYAIGGADGPTIISQGNRFVAADGACKEVTKRMLVTEKIWRKWTWRSEGDLLLNGAYFRQSGNPHWAKRYKGYPLIKALPAKHVPHLTLFAGASLNCKVGRPC, via the exons ATGGAAGGGTCCCGAGGTTGTAACGTCGTTCTTGTTTTATGTTTCGTATTTGCTACAATGGTCTCATTGTCGATGGCTCACAATCACAATCCTGTTGTCGCCATTAGACGGCCACATGGTAAGAAAATTAAACCCCATGGATGTGTGGCCTACAATCCTATCGACAGATGTTGGAGGTGCGATCGTCATTGGGCTAAGCACCGAAAACGACTTGCTAAGTGTGCCAAGGGGTTCGGGCACGGGACCTATGGTGGCAAAAAAGGCAAAATTTATGTTGTGACTGACTCGTCGGATGAAAACGTAGTATGCCCAAAACCGGGCACCCTCCGCCATGCAGTCCTCCAACCCGAACCCCTCTGGATCATATTCGGTAACAATATGAACATCAGGCTCACCCAAGAGCTTATTTTTATGTCGGATAAGACGATTGATGGGCGTGGGTTTGATGTCCATGTGTCGGGTGGGGCCGGTTTCATGCTCCAATTTGTTCACAATGTGATTATCCATGGTCTTCACATGTATGATATTGTCGAGGGGTCGGGTGGCATGATCAGGTCGAAACATGATCATGTGGGAATACGAGGAAGGAGCGATGGCGATGCGATTTCCATCTTTAGATCCTCTCAGGTTTGGATTGACCATTGCTCATTTGCTAGCAGTTACGATGGTCTTATTGATATTGTTGCAGCTTCCACTAATATAACCATTTCAAATTGCCACTTTGTCAAGCATGATAAG gCTTTGCTGTTTGGTGCAAGTGATAAGACCCCAGAGGACAAGATACTAAAGGTGACACTTGCTTACAACCACTTTGGAAGAGGACTAACCCAACGGCTACCCGCGGTGCGATTTGGGTTTGTTCACGTGGTGAACAACGACTACACAAGATGGAAAATGTACGCCATCGGAGGTGCTGACGGCCCCACCATCATCAGCCAGGGAAACCGGTTCGTGGCAGCTGATGGCGCGTGCAAGGAGGTCACAAAAAGGATGCTAGTCACAGAAAAAATATGGCGTAAGTGGACGTGGAGAAGTGAAGGAGATTTGTTGCTAAATGGTGCATATTTTCGGCAATCTGGAAACCCTCATTGGGCTAAAAGATATAAGGGTTACCCATTGATTAAGGCGCTACCGGCGAAGCATGTGCCACATCTTACGTTGTTTGCCGGTGCCTCGCTTAATTGTAAGGTGGGTAGACCATGTTAG